Proteins from one Camelina sativa cultivar DH55 chromosome 8, Cs, whole genome shotgun sequence genomic window:
- the LOC104707792 gene encoding uncharacterized protein LOC104707792 isoform X2, producing MIKLCYMNSHGYSIPGLGLPHELCNTEIIKNSRSYLVNPGARQEIIPASSFKLNPDTLEPWKPVSSSFSQFVEIDSAMMKPLLMDVHETAPESLVLSFGIADKFARQDKVMEFLLSRSEEFKEKGFDMSLLNELMELDAMKSSSQLRPYDTSSVLYLNQELGKPVLDLVRDMVDNPEFSVRSNGHVLFSSNSNPELNDLLSIASEFNLSRNSTRWRQLSPLIPHFQRFESDVLAPVNLKAVTVLAPLKSPEKTRLKSPRKQNTKRKAKERDLYKRNHLHAYESLLSLMIGNDHQHKHATVVSLQKSCGELSELLTQFSISVAGTGIAVLFSVACSLASRRVPFCANKFFDTGLGFSLVILAWAVNRLREVIVHANRKANKPCSSLKDDEIINSVEKSIKEVYFRAATVIAVFALRFAC from the exons atgATCAAGCTTTGCTACATGAATTCTCATGGCTACTCAATCCCTGGCCTTGGTCTTCCTCATGAGCTCTGTAACACCGAAATCATCAAG AATAGCAGGTCTTATCTTGTGAACCCCGGAGCAAGACAAGAGATCATACCTGCAAGCTCCTTCAAGCTGAATCCGGACACCTTGGAACCATGGAAACCGGTTTCTTCTTCGTTTAGCCAGTTCGTGGAGATTGACTCAGCCATGATGAAACCTCTGCTCATGGATGTTCATG AGACGGCACCAGAATCTCTGGTTTTAAGCTTTGGAATCGCTGACAAGTTTGCAAGACAAGATAAGGTGATGGAGTTTCTTCTGTCTCGGTCAGAGGAGTTTAAAGAAAAGGGATTCGACATGTCTTTGCTTAACGAATTGATGGAGTTAGATGCTATGAAATCCAGTTCTCAGCTACGACCGTATGATACTTCCTCTGTTCTTTACTTGAATCAAGAGTTAGGGAAACCGGTTTTAGATCTTGTTAGGGATATGGTTGATAATCCAGAGTTCTCTGTGAGATCGAATGGTCACGTTCTGTTCTCTTCAAATAGCAATCCTGAGTTGAATGATCTACTTTCTATTGCTTCCGAGTTCAATTTGTCAAGGAATTCAACAAGATGGAGACAGCTCTCACCGCTCATCCCACACTTTCAGAG GTTTGAAAGTGACGTATTAGCACCGGTTAATCTGAAAGCAGTTACAGTGCTAGCACCTTTGAAGAG TCCTGAGAAAACCAGGCTCAAGTCACCAAGGAAACAAAACACGAAGCGAAAAGCTAAAGAGAGGGACCTATACAAAAGAAACCATCTCCACGCTTACGAGAGCCTTCTGTCTTTAATGATAGGCAATGATCATCAACACAAACATGCAACAGTAGTCTCTTTACAGAAATCATGCGGAGAGCTCTCAGAACTTCTGACTCAGTTTTCAATCAGTGTTGCTGGGACTGGAATCGCTGTGCTCTTCTCTGTCGCATGTAGCCTTGCTTCAAGGCGTGTACCCTTTTGCGCAAACAAGTTTTTCGACACTGGGCTTGGTTTCAGTTTGGTAATACTTGCATGGGCTGTGAATAGACTCAGGGAGGTGATTGTTCATGCCAACAGGAAAGCAAACAAGCCATGTTCAAGTTTGAAAGATGACGAAATCATAAACAGTGTGGAGAAAAGCATCAAGGAGGTTTACTTCAGAGCTGCGACGGTAATCGCTGTGTTTGCGCTTAGGTTTGCATGTTGA
- the LOC104707792 gene encoding uncharacterized protein LOC104707792 isoform X1, with product MIKLCYMNSHGYSIPGLGLPHELCNTEIIKQNSRSYLVNPGARQEIIPASSFKLNPDTLEPWKPVSSSFSQFVEIDSAMMKPLLMDVHETAPESLVLSFGIADKFARQDKVMEFLLSRSEEFKEKGFDMSLLNELMELDAMKSSSQLRPYDTSSVLYLNQELGKPVLDLVRDMVDNPEFSVRSNGHVLFSSNSNPELNDLLSIASEFNLSRNSTRWRQLSPLIPHFQRFESDVLAPVNLKAVTVLAPLKSPEKTRLKSPRKQNTKRKAKERDLYKRNHLHAYESLLSLMIGNDHQHKHATVVSLQKSCGELSELLTQFSISVAGTGIAVLFSVACSLASRRVPFCANKFFDTGLGFSLVILAWAVNRLREVIVHANRKANKPCSSLKDDEIINSVEKSIKEVYFRAATVIAVFALRFAC from the exons atgATCAAGCTTTGCTACATGAATTCTCATGGCTACTCAATCCCTGGCCTTGGTCTTCCTCATGAGCTCTGTAACACCGAAATCATCAAG CAGAATAGCAGGTCTTATCTTGTGAACCCCGGAGCAAGACAAGAGATCATACCTGCAAGCTCCTTCAAGCTGAATCCGGACACCTTGGAACCATGGAAACCGGTTTCTTCTTCGTTTAGCCAGTTCGTGGAGATTGACTCAGCCATGATGAAACCTCTGCTCATGGATGTTCATG AGACGGCACCAGAATCTCTGGTTTTAAGCTTTGGAATCGCTGACAAGTTTGCAAGACAAGATAAGGTGATGGAGTTTCTTCTGTCTCGGTCAGAGGAGTTTAAAGAAAAGGGATTCGACATGTCTTTGCTTAACGAATTGATGGAGTTAGATGCTATGAAATCCAGTTCTCAGCTACGACCGTATGATACTTCCTCTGTTCTTTACTTGAATCAAGAGTTAGGGAAACCGGTTTTAGATCTTGTTAGGGATATGGTTGATAATCCAGAGTTCTCTGTGAGATCGAATGGTCACGTTCTGTTCTCTTCAAATAGCAATCCTGAGTTGAATGATCTACTTTCTATTGCTTCCGAGTTCAATTTGTCAAGGAATTCAACAAGATGGAGACAGCTCTCACCGCTCATCCCACACTTTCAGAG GTTTGAAAGTGACGTATTAGCACCGGTTAATCTGAAAGCAGTTACAGTGCTAGCACCTTTGAAGAG TCCTGAGAAAACCAGGCTCAAGTCACCAAGGAAACAAAACACGAAGCGAAAAGCTAAAGAGAGGGACCTATACAAAAGAAACCATCTCCACGCTTACGAGAGCCTTCTGTCTTTAATGATAGGCAATGATCATCAACACAAACATGCAACAGTAGTCTCTTTACAGAAATCATGCGGAGAGCTCTCAGAACTTCTGACTCAGTTTTCAATCAGTGTTGCTGGGACTGGAATCGCTGTGCTCTTCTCTGTCGCATGTAGCCTTGCTTCAAGGCGTGTACCCTTTTGCGCAAACAAGTTTTTCGACACTGGGCTTGGTTTCAGTTTGGTAATACTTGCATGGGCTGTGAATAGACTCAGGGAGGTGATTGTTCATGCCAACAGGAAAGCAAACAAGCCATGTTCAAGTTTGAAAGATGACGAAATCATAAACAGTGTGGAGAAAAGCATCAAGGAGGTTTACTTCAGAGCTGCGACGGTAATCGCTGTGTTTGCGCTTAGGTTTGCATGTTGA
- the LOC104707791 gene encoding uncharacterized protein LOC104707791: MMDSVISEDDGCKDVPMFTGTGLSVWIPKVERLFSRGRYSDDAKLDLVFLYLDGVALTWFMREMSKEKIMDWNVFKQRLLAQFDPVKNCSSQVPSATDLISNCESEVESTCPVKICSSSEAILATKALGGGEYFVTDSSIVEIHSSSQKESDHVSPPIEDIQVSISNLEPSLSLCSEPLNVFEAWPFDTVWRNREHPQPGFECVKNKKNAHKVFDGLFPISHRLQQKKKLSLSPKSWKFKFKNMTMLRTRSQRDHNIDLVKKKRTFRNLRLNKQAHMSRVTSRMRMMHDPGGVKQLLHGDTELIFFPDKESRGNYRDIAVKPRLQVSLDDIELQQLEDVNIALISHMSQLHCSLGFTLEKKFVTWFHVVCVLSNIRFMLVRLQEKSSNAWKFPSNYGSEGLQ; this comes from the coding sequence ATGATGGACTCTGTGATCTCTGAAGATGATGGTTGTAAGGATGTACCTATGTTCACCGGAACAGGTCTGTCGGTGTGGATTCCAAAAGTGGAGAGGCTTTTCAGTCGTGGCCGTTACTCAGATGATGCGAAGCTTGATCTTGTCTTTTTGTATTTAGACGGAGTTGCATTGACATGGTTTATGCGAGAGATGAGTAAAGAGAAAATCATGGATTGGAATGTCTTTAAGCAGAGGTTGTTGGCACAATTTGATCCGGTGAAGAATTGTTCTTCACAGGTGCCTTCGGCAACTGATTTGATTTCAAATTGTGAATCAGAAGTGGAATCAACCTGTCCAGTTAAGATTTGTTCTTCATCAGAGGCAATTCTGGCTACAAAAGCGTTGGGTGGAGGTGAATATTTTGTCACCGATTCATCGATTGTGGAGATTCACTCAAGTTCACAGAAGGAATCTGATCATGTCTCACCTCCTATTGAAGATATTCAGGTCTCTATTTCTAACTTGGAACCTAGCCTTAGTTTGTGTAGTGAACCGTTGAATGTTTTTGAGGCATGGCCATTTGATACTGTGTGGAGAAATCGGGAACATCCACAACCTGGTTTTGAATGtgtcaagaacaagaaaaatgcacataaggtgtttgatggaTTGTTCCCTATTAGCCACAGACTTcagcaaaagaagaagctgagttTATCCCCTAAGTCATGgaaatttaagtttaaaaacatGACTATGCTGAGAACTAGATCACAAAGGGATCATAACAttgatttggtgaagaagaagagaacatttCGGAACCTGCGACTGAATAAGCAAGCTCACATGTCAAGGGTGACGTCTAGAATGAGGATGATGCATGATCCAGGAGGCGTGAAACAGCTTTTGCATGGTGATACAGAGCTCATTTTTTTTCCTGACAAGGAATCAAGGGGAAATTATCGAGATATTGCTGTTAAACCCAGACTACAAGTTAGTCTTGATGATATAGAGCTGCAGCAACTCGAAGACGTCAACATTGCACTCATCAGTCACATGTCCCAGTTACATTGTTCGTTGGGTTTTactttggagaagaagtttgtgACTTGGTTTcatgttgtgtgtgtgttgagCAATATCAGATTTATGCTTGTGAGGCTGCAGGAAAAGAGTTCTAACGCTTGGAAATTTCCATCCAACTATGGGTCAGAGGGACTACAATAA